A genomic window from Ascaphus truei isolate aAscTru1 chromosome 1, aAscTru1.hap1, whole genome shotgun sequence includes:
- the LOC142468031 gene encoding serine/threonine-protein kinase SBK1-like, with protein sequence MASNVSDIELILEGLVTLTSQSLQHTELEEHFHVIKELGRGSYGSVMMVKDKNTDKMMALKLLDKKRTTQRVFLMEFSVSFFLSSHPNVIGSYGLAFQTCEHFVFAQELSPVADLLSLIQAPVGIPEAAAKRCAVQISSALEFMESKGLVHWDIKPDNILVFDKECHCIKVSDFGLTHLQGTAIRPLKGKVPYMSPELCQLAKSDTLEADSSIDVWAFGVVLFCLLTGEFPWRVALPTDQRYSRFADWQNSPIVADPPSPWNRLTTAVLKMFHTLLAIDPKERRKATEVLNYIGESWKTDIPHSSGISLDDTETEISSILTVDTNMEESYSDSAEEDTLSAESFVMEIDKCQTEDRCVVSEQDASSNLSSCVKKEQLCMLHGSDSTLSCSSRLSYHSAAGCFVAHFEIAPDQWQDDIAGQVILMDDHTLLYVGAEVELI encoded by the exons ATGGCTTCAAATGTGTCAGATATTGAGCTTATCCTAGAAGGACTGGTGACCTTAACATCCCAAAGCCTGCAGCATACAGAGCTGGAGGAACACTTCCATGTCATAAAGGAGCTTGGCAGGGGGTCTTATGGTTCAGTGATGATGGTAAAGGACAAAAACACAG ATAAGATGATGGCTTTGAAACTCCTGGATAAGAAAAGAACAACACAGAGAGTCTTTCTCATGGAGTTCAGTGTGTCCTTCTTCCTCTCATCTCATCCCAATGTCATCGGGAGCTATGGTCTAGCCTTCCAGACCTGTGAACACTTCGTCTTTGCCCAGGAGCTCTCACCAGTTGCTGatcttctctctctcattcaggcTCCT GTTGGGATCCCAGAAGCTGCAGCAAAGCGATGTGCAGTTCAGATCTCCAGTGCACTGGAATTTATGGAAAGCAAAGGACTAGTTCACTGGGACATTAAACCCGACAACATTCTAGTGTTTGATAAAGAATGTCACTGTATTAAAGTGAGTGACTTTGGTCTCACACATCTCCAAGGAACTGCTATCAGACCCCTGAAAGGAAAAGTACCTTACATGTCCCCTGAGCTGTGTCAACTCGCAAAGAGTGACACCTTGGAGGCTGATTCCAGTATCGATGTGTGGGCTTTTGGAGTGGTTCTCTTCTGCTTGCTCACTGGTGAGTTTCCATGGCGGGTGGCTCTTCCCACAGATCAAAGGTACAGCAGGTTTGCAGACTGGCAAAATAGCCCCATAGTTGCTGACCCACCATCCCCATGGAACAGACTGACCACCGCAGTACTGAAAATGTTTCATACCCTATTGGCAATAGATCCTAAAGAGAGGAGAAAAGCTACAGAAGTCTTGAACTATATTGGTGAGTCTTGGAAAACAGATATTCCCCATTCAAGTGGAATAAGTCTGGATGACACGGAGACAGAGATTAGCAGCATTTTAACTGTGGACACTAATATGGAAGAATCCTACAGTGACTCAGCCGAGGAAGACACGCTTTCTGCAGAATCATTTGTAATGGAAATAGATAAGTGTCAAACTGAGGACAGATGTGTTGTTTCTGAGCAAGATGCCTCATCCAATTTGAGCTCGTGTGTAAAGAAAGAGCAACTGTGCATGTTACACGGCAGTGATTCCACTCTCTCTTGCTCCAGCAGGTTGTCCTATCATTCTGCAGCTGGATGTTTTGTGGCTCATTTTGAGATTGCACCAGATCAATGGCAGGATGACATAGCAGGTCAGGTAATACTGATGGATGaccatacattactgtatgtaggaGCCGAAGTGGAACTTATCTGA